CGAGGGTGGGGCCCATGTGGTCGCCCTCGGCGGTGTGGTTGTAGACGACGTCGAGGATCACCTCGATGCCGGCCTCGTGCAGGGCCTTGACCATGGCCTTGAACTCCAGGACCTGCTCGCCGCGCTGGCCGGAGCTGGAGTAGGTGTTGTGCGGGGCCAGGAAGGCGATGGTGTTGTAGCCCCAGTAGTTGGTGAGGCCGCGCGCCACCATGGCGTGCTCGGGCACGAACTGGTGCACCGGCATGAGCTCGACCGCGGTCACGCCCAGGCTCTTCAGGTGGTCGATCACGGCGGGGTGCGCCAGACCGGCGTAGGTGCCGCGCTGCGCCTCGGGCACGTCGGGGTGGCGCATGGTGAGCCCGCGCACGTGCGCCTCGTAGATCACGGTCTCGTGGTACGGCGTGCGGGGCGGGCGGTCGTTGCCCCAGTCGAAGAACGGGTTGACCACGACGTTCTTCGGCATGTTCGGCGCGCTGTCCTCGGTGTTGCGCAGGCCGGGGTCGGAGAACTGGTAGGAGAACAACGAGCGGTCCCAGCGGACCTCGCCCTCGATCGCCTTGGCGTAGGGGTCGAGGAGCAGCTTGGAGGCGTCGCAGCGGTGCCCGGCCGCGGGGGCGTACGGCCCGTGGACGCGGTAGCCGTAGCGCTGCCCGGGCATGACGCCGGGCAGGTAGCCGTGCCAGACGAAGCCGTCGACCTCGGGGAGGTCGACGCGGCTCTCGTGGCCGTCGTCGTCGAAAAGGCAGAGCTCTACCCGCTCGGCGACCTCGGAGAAGAGCGAGAAGCTCGTTCCGACGCCGTCCCAGGTGGCGCCGAGGGGGTACGGCTCTCCAGGCCAGACCTCACGCATGTAGCCTCATTGTCGTCGTGGAACGGTCCGCGGTGCCGCTCGATCGCGTGCCTTGTCTCCCTCGTTTCCCTCTCATGATCCGGTGCCTCGTGTCGCCTCCTTGAAGGCTCCGTCCGCGTCCTTGTGCGTTCCTGTGGCGGAAGTGCGGGGGTCATGCCTGCGTCCGGCTCTACCGTCGATAGTAGGGCCGGCGGTCCGAATTTCCAGACACTTCCGAGCAGGTGGGGGCGCTCGCCGGACGTCCGCGGGTCGGTCGCGGCGAACCCCGACTTCCGGGTCGCGGGCCAACAACGTACATCAAAACGGACAGTCTTGTATATACCACTTTTACTATCCGTTAACCCGACAGATAGGATCAAGTTGGATGTGGCGCGGCCCCCGCGCGCCGGGTCGCGCGCGGGGGCCGCGGGCCGGGCCCCGGGTGGGGCTCCGGATGAGGCTCAGCCGGCCAGCTCGGCGTTCAGAGTGATCGTGGTGCCGGCGAGGGCCTTGCTGACCGGGCAGTTGGCCTTGGCGTTCTCGGCGGCGGCCTGGAAGTCCTCCGCGGAGATGCCCGGAACCTGCGCCCGCACCGACAGCACGATGCCGGTGATGCCCTCGCCCGGCTGGAAGGTCACGTCGGCCCTGGTCTCGACGCTCTGCGGCGGCGTGCCGGCCTGGGCCAGGCCGTGCGACAGGGCCATCGAGAAGCAGGACGAGTGGGCGGCCGCGATCAGCTCCTCGGGGCTGGTCTTGCCGTTGGCCTGCTCGGCGCGCGAGGGCCAGGAGACGTCGAACCTCCCTACCCCGGAGGAGTTCAGCGCGACGGTGCCATAGCCGTCCAGCAGCGCGCCCTTCCACTCCGTGGTCGCGGTACGTGTCGTCGCCATAGCGATCATCCCTTCGATCATGAGGTGATTCCTAGCCGAACCTACACGCGCGCCCCTCGCGCGCGACGCCCGGCTCGGACGACATCCTCCCGCCCGGCCGGGTCCCCTCCGGACTTTCCCCGGCCCGCGCCGCGAGGCGCCCGTCCTGAAGAAGTTTTTCGTCTCATCCCAATCGCCGGGAAGAACGCGAACAAGGCGACCCGTCGCGTGCGGAACTTCTCTAGAAAGGGGAGGCGCATAGCACATTGTCAAAATTGCCCTGACTTGTGGGGTGCGGTAGGGGTTGTGTGGGGTGTTGAATATGCCCCGGAGGTCCCATTGGAGAAGGGAGGTGCGGGACCGACGCCAGCCCTCCGGCGCCTGGAACCGCAGCCAGCGGATCGGCGTACCCGGGAGGCGTAAGAAACAGTCGCAAGTGGTAAATGGAAAGGGGCCTACTATGGCCATCGCCGAAGGACGCACACCCCCCCTCGTCCGTGCCGGCTCCTCGGAGGTCACAGTCCCCGCCCAGTACATCTGGGCAACCGCACGTATCGCCCTGGGATGGGTCTTCCTGTGGCCGTTCCTCGACAAGCTGTTCGGCCTGGGCTTCGCCACCCCGGCCGACCGCGCGTGGATCGCCGGCGGCAGCCCGACCACGGGCTTCCTCAAGGGCACCGGCCAGCACGGCCTCGGCGGGTTCTTCACCGCCCTCGCCGGGCACGCCTGGGTCGACTGGCTGTACATGCTCGGCTCGCTGGGCATCGGCGGCGCCCTGATCGTCGGCGCCGGCGTGCGGATCGCCGCGATCACCGGCACCATCCTGCTGCTCATGCTGTGGGCGGCCCAGCTCCCGCTCGTCTACAACCCCTTCCTGGACGAGCACATCCTTTACGCCATCGTGCTGATCGGCCTCGCGTCGGTCTCCGCCGGGGACACCTTCGGCATCGGCAGGTGGTGGGGCGAGACCGCCCTCGTGCACAGGTATCCCATCCTCAAGTGACCGATACCTGACGGTCCTCGCAGTGCCCGTCATGACGGGCACTGCGGCGCGACGCCCGGAACCCCGCTCCGGGCGTCCGCCCCGACGACACGCATATCCCCAAATCCCCATAAGTAGCGCGATAGGGTCGGCGCAGCGCCGGTGGACGCGGTCACCGGAGTTCCGGGGGAGGGACGTCTGTGGACTTCGTGGGGACGCTCGTCATCGTCGTCGCGATCCTCGTCCTGATCGGCCTGTTCTCGCTGGTGGCCAGGCGACTGCTCGACCTGCGGTTCGGCCTGGTGCGCGCGTTCGTCGCCGGGGCGCTCGCCTACCTGCTCGCCGGGCCGCTCGCCCAGGCGCTCGCCGGCTCCGTCCCCTTGGGAAGCTCCGGCATCACGCCGCTGTGGTTCCTGATCCTCGCCGTCGCCTGCGCGCTGCTCGCGGCCATGACGTTCCTCGCCATCGCCGAGGCCCTGGTGCCCACCGGGTCCGTGCCCGGCCCCATCGAGCTGGCCCGGTCGCTGCGCGGCAGGGTCGTGCGGTCGCGCCGCTACTTCGCCATCGTCGGCGTCCTGGTCCGCCACGGCCTCGGCCCCTACCTGCGCGGCCGCAGCCCCGACGTCGAGGCCCCCTCCGGGCGGGCACGGCTCGCCCGGTCGCTGCGCGGCGCCCTGGACGACGCGGGCGTCACGTTCGTCAAGCTGGGCCAGATCCTCTCCACCCGCCCCGACCTGTT
The Sphaerisporangium krabiense genome window above contains:
- a CDS encoding OsmC family protein, with the protein product MATTRTATTEWKGALLDGYGTVALNSSGVGRFDVSWPSRAEQANGKTSPEELIAAAHSSCFSMALSHGLAQAGTPPQSVETRADVTFQPGEGITGIVLSVRAQVPGISAEDFQAAAENAKANCPVSKALAGTTITLNAELAG